The proteins below are encoded in one region of Bombus vancouverensis nearcticus chromosome 8, iyBomVanc1_principal, whole genome shotgun sequence:
- the LOC117155876 gene encoding uncharacterized protein LOC117155876 isoform X2 has product MRIISLVIPLCLLLLIEAKRVEIRPRIAEPQVYYEEDDSQAAEDDYNPAVYQPRTRALPSPRSKDALHSSKPPPVQTIRNYNKVNDDGSFTFGYEAADGSFKEETRGTDCVVRGKYGYIDPDGNKREFTYVSGNPCDPNAPKDDEDDLADKQEEDDISGPANYPSVRPIPRPVSSRPAYQQPTTRAPTTIFQTQYQLDDDASQELGDEDLVKPSQLRPNAYRTAQQPTYVQVTPSTALYEPSPTASPALYRLASSTTQYQSTASPILRAQPTVSSTAYQTLETTTRRPVARHPKPQSVAITPRPHVAQVAAQYVSPSSTERPALAYTRPSAVTVSPNLRSTTASSTSHLDFAAELERYVNTVGVASPKPVQPSSQPSKVKLAGQSPITASAADPIYQSELVYDPATAQPQSYLGLQQLQQLQPQQPQRQSPLYKQPATQSAQSAPAAAISQPQEVLYRKQQAQLLQQSQQLYAQQQRRQQQQQQQQQQQQSAQSHRLQLLESQTQPQSFYYVAPARSSSAASAPLSVGQLDHYLRASRY; this is encoded by the exons ATGAGGATTATATCTTTG GTAATCCCATTATGCCTTCTGCTGCTAATAGAAGCAAAGCGAGTGGAGATCCGGCCTCGTATTGCAGAACCGCAAGTTTATTACGAAGAAGACGACAGTCAGGCGGCTGAAGACGATTATAACCCAGCAGTCTACCAACCACGTACTCGTGCCCTTCCTTCGCCACGTTCGAAGGACGCTCTGCACTCATCCAAGCCACCACCAGTCCAGACCATTCGCAATTACAACAAGGTCAACGACGACGGATCTTTCACTTTCGGCTACGAGGCAGCCGATGGTTCGTTCAAGGAGGAAACTCGTGGAACCGATTGCGTAGTGCGCGGTAAATACGGTTACATCGATCCTGATGGTAATAAAAGAGAGTTCACCTACGTATCCGGCAATCCTTGCGATCCAAATGCACCAAAGGATGACGAAGACGATCTTGCCGACAAGCAAGAAGAAGACGATATCTCTGGACCAGCTAACTATCCATCCGTGAGGCCAATACCAAGACCAGTATCATCGAGGCCAGCATATCAACAACCTACCACGCGAGCACCCACGACGATCTTTCAAACGCAATATCAATTAGACGACGATGCTAGTCAAGAGTTGGGCGATGAAGACCTCGTTAAGCCATCGCAGTTAAGACCAAATGCTTACAGAACGGCTCAACAGCCGACCTACGTTCAAGTCACACCGTCGACAGCTCTTTACGAGCCATCGCCCACGGCCAGTCCTGCTCTCTACAGATTAGCTTCCTCGACGACCCAATATCAGAGCACAGCATCGCCCATTCTCCGTGCCCAGCCTACAGTATCATCGACAGCGTATCAAACCCTCGAAACGACGACTCGCCGCCCAGTCGCCCGTCACCCAAAGCCGCAATCGGTCGCAATCACTCCCCGACCCCACGTTGCACAAGTCGCTGCCCAATATGTGTCCCCTAGTAGCACCGAGCGTCCAGCATTAGCGTACACCCGTCCCTCGGCTGTCACTGTATCGCCTAATCTGCGCAGCACGACCGCATCTAGCACATCTCACCTTGACTTTGCCGCCGAGCTCGAGCGTTACGTGAACACCGTCGGCGTAGCCAGCCCTAAGCCCGTTCAACCATCGTCCCAACCATCGAAAGTAAAATTAGCCGGTCAATCGCCGATCACCGCCTCCGCCGCCGACCCCATCTACCAGTCGGAGCTCGTTTACGATCCCGCTACCG CCCAGCCCCAGTCCTACCTTGGACTCCAGCAGCTGCAGCAGCTTCAGCCCCAGCAGCCCCAGCGTCAGTCCCCGCTTTATAAGCAACCGGCAACCCAGTCGGCTCAATCCGCCCCCGCAGCAGCTATCAGCCAACCCCAGGAAGTGCTGTACAGGAAGCAGCAAGCCCAACTGCTGCAACAATCACAGCAGCTCTACGCTCAACAACAAAGACgtcagcaacagcagcaacaacagcaacaacaacaacaatccGCTCAGTCGCATAGGCTTCAGCTGCTCGAGTCTCAGACGCAACCACAGTCGTTCTACTACGTCGCCCCTGCGAGGTCCTCCAGCGCTGCCAGTGCACCTCTCTCCGTAGGTCAGCTCGATCACTATCTTCGGGCCTCTCGTTACTGA
- the Cpr97Ea gene encoding cuticular protein 97Ea — MRTVATVLLLVAAILVVSAQQYQQPDANYVDEYSAYESPRPTHPTPRSYAANSAPNRQSAGPTTPKPTPVAILKQINRHNEDGSYTYGFEGADGSFKIETKLPTGEVKGKYGFVDDTGKVRVVEYGANQYGFQPAGEGITVAPPTLVDDTTSKEALQAQNYQEEYQQPAARPAPLRAVAPAPAPRPAPLQQIQYGQPAYQQPQTHTEAVYSPQLAPRQQPSLPKPPIFTPAAPQSPLTKQTTLLQPEEPAPPSQLYNQGPAQFGPAPVQEHRSQPQPRSQSGGILDQLARDYALPQGVAPPLHDISFGYY; from the exons ATGCGCACGGTCGCGACG GTACTATTACTGGTAGCTGCCATACTAGTAGTATCGGCTCAGCAATACCAGCAACCAGATGCCAACTACGTAGACGAATACTCAGCATACGAGTCTCCAAGACCGACTCATCCGACTCCCCGAAGTTATGCCGCTAATTCGGCGCCAAATCGGCAATCGGCTGGCCCCACAACCCCGAAACCAACCCCGGTGGCCATCCTGAAGCAGATTAACAGGCACAACGAGGACGGCTCGTATACGTACGGGTTCGAAGGCGCGGATGGGTCTTTTAAGATCGAGACGAAACTACCAACCGGAGAAGTGAAGGGTAAATACGGATTCGTCGATGACACCGGCAAAGTACGTGTAGTCGAATATGGAGCGAATCAATACGGTTTCCAACCCGCTGGCGAGGGTATCACGGTCGCACCACCGACTCTGGTCGACGACACTACCAGCAAGGAAGCTCTGCAAGCACAAAACTACCAAGAGGAGTACCAACAACCGGCTGCCAGACCTGCGCCACTTCGAGCAGTCGCGCCTGCGCCAGCACCTCGCCCTGCACCCCTTCAACAGATTCAATACGGACAGCCAGCTTACCAACAGCCCCAAACTCACACCGAAGCCGTCTATTCACCGCAACTGGCGCCCAGACAGCAGCCAAGTCTTCCGAAACCGCCAATTTTCACGCCTGCTGCTCCTCAATCCCCCCTCACTAAACAAACCACTCTCCTTCAACCTGAAGAACCAGCGCCGCCATCTCAATTGTATAATCAGGGACCAGCCCAGTTTGGCCCTGCTCCTGTTCAAGAACACCGTTCCCAGCCACAACCTCGTAGCCAAAGCGGCGGCATCCTTGATCAATTAGCTAGGGATTATGCTCTGCCACAGGGCGTCGCACCACCGTTGCACGACATCAGCTTCGGTTATTACTAG
- the LOC117155876 gene encoding uncharacterized protein LOC117155876 isoform X1, with translation MRIISLVIPLCLLLLIEAKRVEIRPRIAEPQVYYEEDDSQAAEDDYNPAVYQPRTRALPSPRSKDALHSSKPPPVQTIRNYNKVNDDGSFTFGYEAADGSFKEETRGTDCVVRGKYGYIDPDGNKREFTYVSGNPCDPNAPKDDEDDLADKQEEDDISGPANYPSVRPIPRPVSSRPAYQQPTTRAPTTIFQTQYQLDDDASQELGDEDLVKPSQLRPNAYRTAQQPTYVQVTPSTALYEPSPTASPALYRLASSTTQYQSTASPILRAQPTVSSTAYQTLETTTRRPVARHPKPQSVAITPRPHVAQVAAQYVSPSSTERPALAYTRPSAVTVSPNLRSTTASSTSHLDFAAELERYVNTVGVASPKPVQPSSQPSKVKLAGQSPITASAADPIYQSELVYDPATGQYNTQLYQTLPQTVGDFTLSHKLQPFVAQPQSYLGLQQLQQLQPQQPQRQSPLYKQPATQSAQSAPAAAISQPQEVLYRKQQAQLLQQSQQLYAQQQRRQQQQQQQQQQQQSAQSHRLQLLESQTQPQSFYYVAPARSSSAASAPLSVGQLDHYLRASRY, from the exons ATGAGGATTATATCTTTG GTAATCCCATTATGCCTTCTGCTGCTAATAGAAGCAAAGCGAGTGGAGATCCGGCCTCGTATTGCAGAACCGCAAGTTTATTACGAAGAAGACGACAGTCAGGCGGCTGAAGACGATTATAACCCAGCAGTCTACCAACCACGTACTCGTGCCCTTCCTTCGCCACGTTCGAAGGACGCTCTGCACTCATCCAAGCCACCACCAGTCCAGACCATTCGCAATTACAACAAGGTCAACGACGACGGATCTTTCACTTTCGGCTACGAGGCAGCCGATGGTTCGTTCAAGGAGGAAACTCGTGGAACCGATTGCGTAGTGCGCGGTAAATACGGTTACATCGATCCTGATGGTAATAAAAGAGAGTTCACCTACGTATCCGGCAATCCTTGCGATCCAAATGCACCAAAGGATGACGAAGACGATCTTGCCGACAAGCAAGAAGAAGACGATATCTCTGGACCAGCTAACTATCCATCCGTGAGGCCAATACCAAGACCAGTATCATCGAGGCCAGCATATCAACAACCTACCACGCGAGCACCCACGACGATCTTTCAAACGCAATATCAATTAGACGACGATGCTAGTCAAGAGTTGGGCGATGAAGACCTCGTTAAGCCATCGCAGTTAAGACCAAATGCTTACAGAACGGCTCAACAGCCGACCTACGTTCAAGTCACACCGTCGACAGCTCTTTACGAGCCATCGCCCACGGCCAGTCCTGCTCTCTACAGATTAGCTTCCTCGACGACCCAATATCAGAGCACAGCATCGCCCATTCTCCGTGCCCAGCCTACAGTATCATCGACAGCGTATCAAACCCTCGAAACGACGACTCGCCGCCCAGTCGCCCGTCACCCAAAGCCGCAATCGGTCGCAATCACTCCCCGACCCCACGTTGCACAAGTCGCTGCCCAATATGTGTCCCCTAGTAGCACCGAGCGTCCAGCATTAGCGTACACCCGTCCCTCGGCTGTCACTGTATCGCCTAATCTGCGCAGCACGACCGCATCTAGCACATCTCACCTTGACTTTGCCGCCGAGCTCGAGCGTTACGTGAACACCGTCGGCGTAGCCAGCCCTAAGCCCGTTCAACCATCGTCCCAACCATCGAAAGTAAAATTAGCCGGTCAATCGCCGATCACCGCCTCCGCCGCCGACCCCATCTACCAGTCGGAGCTCGTTTACGATCCCGCTACCGGTCAGTACAATACCCAACTTTATCAAACGCTACCCCAAACCGTGGGTGACTTCACCCTAAGTCACAAACTCCAACCGTTCGTAGCCCAGCCCCAGTCCTACCTTGGACTCCAGCAGCTGCAGCAGCTTCAGCCCCAGCAGCCCCAGCGTCAGTCCCCGCTTTATAAGCAACCGGCAACCCAGTCGGCTCAATCCGCCCCCGCAGCAGCTATCAGCCAACCCCAGGAAGTGCTGTACAGGAAGCAGCAAGCCCAACTGCTGCAACAATCACAGCAGCTCTACGCTCAACAACAAAGACgtcagcaacagcagcaacaacagcaacaacaacaacaatccGCTCAGTCGCATAGGCTTCAGCTGCTCGAGTCTCAGACGCAACCACAGTCGTTCTACTACGTCGCCCCTGCGAGGTCCTCCAGCGCTGCCAGTGCACCTCTCTCCGTAGGTCAGCTCGATCACTATCTTCGGGCCTCTCGTTACTGA